One Perca flavescens isolate YP-PL-M2 chromosome 16, PFLA_1.0, whole genome shotgun sequence genomic window, tatttttacaaaaacgtctgctacggagccataacgtgaggtacaaggtaatgaaggcttttatacattgtcgtgtttctttggaactaaacaatggacaaatagagtcttcaaacatttctgatgtaaagttattcgcagtcaagggacgtaaaaaaaaatggcggtcagcggaatgctaacaggaggtgatggccagttagcaacaaaatggcgccataggtggctcgagttctgaagcgaagcttacccccttggttgatacagggggcagccatgttggattttgaacttGGGCTacttctttagaaataaacaatggacaaataaagtctttaaacacttcagatgtaaagttattcgctgtcaaagtgacgtcaaaatgaatggcaggcaggtgatggcttgttagcatcaaaatggcgccataggagctatgGGTTGTTGACTGatgcttacccccttggctccAATTCTAAGTCCTTTTGTCTATGTATAATTAGCTATGTCACATGCTAATAATGCTAACATATAAcggtaaatataaatattagaGTTTTACAAACGAGTGCATACTTCTTGGACTTCTTGCAGCCTAGTGACTAGCCTCCTGTGTCTACTACCCCCAACGGTTGTCATAAATGGTGAACTTAGCTTTAGagattaaaacattttactgtACCAGGCTGTAAACATAATTTGGGCATTTTAACATGGGGTCTATGGAGATTGACTCCTTTTTGGTTGCCAGCCAAAAAGGGATTCTAAGATACTCTGAAAATGAACCATCAAGTTATTATTACTTATATAACCGCCACTATCACTACGGTGCAATCACTGTGAAACCCAAATTTTTTCTTAATTTGGGAGAATACAACGGTTTAACACAGACCACAAATAATATTGTCatttcatctttatttatattttacattcgTTAACAGAGATGTAGGGACTGCAAAAGTATTTTTAATTAAGTTGGTGAACACGTCTCCACGATAGTTTCTCTTGTATGATGATCCTCAGGTAATGTTTTCCACAATTGCTGCAAAAATGTAACTCTCTTACTTCTGTGAAGTCTTGTGGGTTGACCCACAAAAACTTTGTCTCGTCTTTTATCAGTTTGTCAGGGACCATACATATAGGCATTGTTACATCTAAAGCAATGTATGTGGGCGTTATGGCCATAGGCCAATTTGCAGTCTTTGTTCCTGGTTAAGCTTTTAGAAATGACACACATGGTCAAACACTATAAAATAGACATACAAACTAACAATTAAAGCAGATAAACAGACAGTTACATATGCATAAAAACTAACAGTAAACATGTAGTATGTACAGTACTACATTCATATAGACAAACAATGCAACAGTGTGAGGCACCAAAAAAGCTGACAATTACATTAATTGTAGGCAATTTGCCTGTATGTGATCTTATGTAAGGTGATTGTACTCTGCCGTCTCTTCAGGAACTGTACGCCTCCAGGACGCTGAGGCGGGCAGGAAAAATTGTAGCTGATCTCGCTCACCCAGGACACAAACTCTTTGAATCCCTCCCCTTTAGCAGGAGGTTGCAGAAAAAACGGTTTCTTTCCCTCTGCAGTCAGCATCATCCCCCACCCCTGGGGGTGCCATTTTCAGGACAGGTCCAAAACTCTGCAAGGGCCTCAGGGGCAATAATTGACtcacttccaccactaggtggggctatagcagaaaaaacccacgtttggccctataactccATACACCAGacattaaaaaatcatatatccACGCGTTCCCTGGATTCAACTAAATCGGCtaatataggccacgcccatttccgccaaCCAACTTTTCCGAACTGTGCTGGCTGTGCGACCGATcagcacgaaacctggtagatagcatctccagatggacctgaccaaaagttatttaaagaattttgctacgttaaagtatgcgcatttgacgatcaaatacattttcctagctagctaccacacacacatatcatcaCATCATGATATCTCAGCCAAATTAAAGGTTATCGGCAAAGAACTTGAGAACATTGTTCAACATCCCACTACGATACTCTGTACCAAATgtggcgaagatcggccataAGGGGGCGCTATGAtcaatgtttatttgttttggccaataacttttaaatttaataaaactttTTACCCCTTCTGAGGTCGAGCGCGTCGTATACAACAACGCCAAATGGCACTTCTGAATCATAacttaataactttataattaTAACTACTAGAAACATACGGTCTTTTggagctaaaagctaacagtcGCCCCGTTCTGCTGATGCCTTTGATGTCTTCCTAGCCCTTACAGAAGGTTTTGTATCCAGCCTAAAAGTCCAGAGTTTTTTGGGGTCTTTGTGTAATTAATCAAtactgttacatccaagattgatatactgtatgtaagaaatgtaaatattattagttataatgtttatttttgcactggatgactccaaatatatagAACTGTTTTAGATAACACAAACGCTTGTGTggcattgctgtgtgtgtgatagcaATATACTATGTGAGATTCATGTTcgttttattcatttaattatcTTTATGGTCCTACAACCTTTTTTAACATTCAAGTGACCGGACTGCAGCACAAAAATTTTAATAGCCCAGTTTTTCCTGAAAAGAAATGTTCATAGATTGACTATGGACAACagggttgatgttttacaagctttcataaaaaataaaaccagacaaAAATCCTTTAGGGCTCTGAGATATTTGCAATGGCAATGTACCGCAGACTCTCGATATTTCCCCACGTTTGCCTCGCCATGTTACGCTTTGGGTTCTGCTTTTGCGCGCTCCCCGGGTCGTTGGGTGCGACTGGCGCCGGGAGGCTTGAACCCTGTTATAAcggcttgcagttctagttgtttttgtatttgttgtttatgTCATATTGTTTGGTATGTTTATTGTATGTACAAATCGCAAAAGCAAATTCCTCGTAAGTGTAACTTACTGTCGCAATAAATCTTTTTCTGATTTTGATTCGGATATGCTTTGCCTACTTAGATTAATCAATGTATCTTTAACCACAGATTTTGCAAGGGTATGGCTTCTAACCTGTGTGGGTTCTCATGTGGACCAACAAGCCACTATTTCGTTTGAAATCTTTTCCACGGTTTGCAAGAATAcggcttctcacctgtgtgaAGTTCAAATAATTTTAACGTTATTGCGCAACCTTGCccctgttttcacctgttgctgagcaACGTACGTTCAACATCCCATGGTCTCTTGAATTAGCACGCTCCTCCGTagcgataaaaacaaacattgaagCGGAactccgtgctacagagcggcggttgctagttgtttaagccgctacagacctccgtcacagctcggttgTATCAGCAGCATTTAGTGGATGTGTTGAGCCGCAAAAGAGTTCCTCAACACCGGGTCCGATACCCCGCATGGTGCCccttcaggtcagcggtagctggtggttcaggtatccgagaataggtgactctcAGCTGGggacagagcaccgcgagctgccgggcATTTTGGCGGAGATTACAGATAAGTAAGTAATGAGACGACtggttaagaaaataattaatgttagtccctgtcgctgccatgttgtttgtgtatctctatggcaaACGCGCGGGGAGGGAGGGCTGAGCCCGttcagattttcatttaaacaaatccacgttaactacacattcgagttaatcAAGAAACTCGATTTATCGCCCCGCCCTActtctcacctgtgtggattctcatatGCATTCGGAAAACATCCTTACTTCCAAAATCTTTCCCACACATTTTGCAAGAATACGGCTTTTCACCTGTATGGGTTCTCATGTGGACCAACAAGCCACCATTACGTGTGAAATCCTTTCCACATGTTTTGCAAGAATAcggcttctcacctgtgtggattctcacaTGGATTCGGAAAACATCCTTACGTCCAAAATTTTTCCCACACGTTTTGCAAGAATATGGCTTTTCACCTGTATGGGTTCTCATGTGGACCAACAAGTCACATTTTCGTATGAAATCTTTTCCGCATGTTTTGCAAGAATAcggcttctcacctgtgtggacTCTCATATGGAGTCGGAAAACATCCTTACTTCCAAAATCTTTCCCACACATTTTGCAAGAATACGGCTTTTCACCTGTATGGGTTCTCATGTGGACCAACAAGCCACTATTTCGTGTGTAATCTTTTCCACATGTTTTGCAAGAATAAGGCTTTTCACCTGTATGGGTTCTCATGTGGTTCAACAAGCTACCATTACGTGCAAAATCTTTTCCACAGGTTTTGCAAGAATACGGCTTTTCACCTGTATGGGTTCTCATGTGGACCAACAAGTCACCATTACGTCTGAAATCTTTCCCACACGTTTTGCAAGAATACTGCTTCTcagctgtgtggattctcatgtggaTCAACAAGCCACCTTTACATTTGAAATCTTTACCACATGTCTTGCAAGAATAtggcttctcacctgtgtggatTTTCATATGGTTTTTTAGCACCGAGGCATCACTTAATCTTTTCCCGCAGGTCTTGCAAACACATcgcttctcacctgtgtggacTCTCAGGTGTTTCTGTAAACCTGAATTTCTCCTAAAGTCTTTCCCACATGTGCCACATATGAAAGGTGTTTTACCTTCTTGAGTTATACAGTGAATCGCTGACAAGTTAGGGTTGCTTACATTGTTACTGTGACTTCTGCTCTTATGATGTCTCTTCTTTGGTTCTGGCTCTACATTTCGATTTAATCCCGCGTCTCCATGCTTGCCTCCTTTCTGATCTTGGCTTTCGGCTTCATGAGAGTTGCGAGAAAGGAGCTGGTGGTCACTGTTTGCTTCTGATACCACAGAGGTTATAACTGGCATGTAGGCTACAGACTCTTTCTCTGCTGCACCTAGAGTGTCATAAGGATGACCTTCACTGTGGTGCCTTTCCTCATCAGTAGGAGTCAACATAGAGGTACCAGTCTCCTGCTTCAGTACATGCTGCTGTCCCTCCTGACTGGTGCACAGTTCCTTCTGTTTCTCTGTATTCTGCAGAGACTCTGGGTCCTCTTGGTCAGGACTGGAGATTCTCTCCAGCACACAAAGCTGCTGGTAAGCTTgaacctcctcctccttaaAGACATGTTGCTGTGGGAGCTctggaggaacagagaacaaAATAAATAGGATACTTCTGTTACTGTAGGGTCAGTGTATCTTTTGGTCATTTGATGTTCCTTTTACAAATGGGTATTAAAAAACGAGTGTTTGTTtcgattttcgttttaaaatacagaattttaaattgaaatacatgccgtttttttccttttcatggttaaAAGGGGGtgagagaaatttaaaatatgctttgatttttattttctaatttcatttcattttcaaaataaaatcacaagaaaacagaaatggaacttttattttttcatattctGAGATCGGATGTCATTTAGAAGGCAACTGCGCCAGTGTACCAGTGTTGCTTGGCTAAGATGGCTGCGAGGGTAGACGTGCGTGTGTAGTAGCGCAGCCCTTGTCTGCTTTAAACTTTATAATATAAGCTCCTTTTGATTCATGCGTGCAGATATGGCACAATAAAAGAGCGGCCACTGCATAAAGCTAAAAACTAGTGCGTTTATTGTGGATTACTAAAACAAAATTAAGTAAGTTTTGTTGATCTAATCAAGACTAAAGTGTGCGCACCTGTTATGGCAAACTACTGCAACAATGGCAGGGGAAAACCTGATCACAATGGAAACGATGTGGGAAAGACTCAATCTAAACCAAAATGAACTTCTGCAGAGATTCACAACAATGGAGCAACAGATGATGCGAATGAATGGTTTGATGAATGCACTAAATGAACAGATCGCTGAAGTGCAAATGCGTGTGAGCGCTGCTGAGGATAATCTGGAAAGCACTGACAGTAAAGTGCGGGTTCTGGTCAAACAAGGGGAAGTGCTGGAAGCAAAGGCTGAATATATCGAGAATAAAAGCCGACAGAACAACGTGGTTATCTTTGTAATAATGGAGCGTTTGGAGGGTGAAGAAAAGAGCGACCCTGTGGCGTTTGTTCAAAAGTTTCTGATGGAGACGTTGAATCTGCCACAGGACACCCTGCACATCGAGAGAGCGCATCGCATCCCCATCCGTGTGTCTGCTGCTACTGTTGCTGGTAAAAGACCCGAGGCCAATTATCGCCAAGTTTGGGAATTATCAGCACAAGGCAAAGGTGATGAAGCTTGTTCGAGAGAAGAGAACACTACTCTACAAAGAGTGTTCATCTATCAAGATTTCAGTGCTGCGGTGCAGAAGAAGCGTCAACTGTTTGTTCCTGTGAAAAGGAAATTATACGCTGCTGGAATAAAGTATGCAATGATGTTTCCCGCGATACTTTCTGTTGACTTTGTGGGAGTACAAAGGCGCTTTGAGACTCCGCCAGACGCGCAGAAATTTCTCGATGACTTGGATAAATCTAGTGCCTCTTCTAGGACTTCATAACTCTGCCATGTAGGCCTATTGTGTTTTCAGTGGTCGCTCAAACGGgcttattctttttttcatacTGTGCCCAATGACTGTAAATGAACTGAAAATATAGGAGCGACTTTTTATGTATATTAAAGCAGACAAGACCATTTAGGTTAATGTTCTAATGTGGCTAATATCAGCCCTGTTTGGTCTAGTATTTTGGCCcatgttttgggttttttttctctttttttcgtttcctttgtttttttagttaaaTACCAAAGGGGATCCATAATTATTGTTATGTCCAATACCTTGCATATTGGGGAAAGCACTAGATATTTTATGCATATGATGCTATGGCTTTACTAGTaaatttctgtttatttaataTCAAAGGGTGTAATAATCCAGTCAAGCGGAAGAGGATAATTACATTTCTGAGAAAGGAGAATGTTTCTGTTGCAatgttgcagaaaaaaaacttagAATAGACTGGGTTGGACATGTGTACTCTTCCTCATTTAATAGTAAAAAGCAGAGG contains:
- the LOC114571498 gene encoding zinc finger protein OZF-like, coding for MSSVEYLREFVNERLVAAAEEIFNVFEKTIVEYEGEIYRQRRLLDVVCKPEIKLHRIELPQQHVFKEEEVQAYQQLCVLERISSPDQEDPESLQNTEKQKELCTSQEGQQHVLKQETGTSMLTPTDEERHHSEGHPYDTLGAAEKESVAYMPVITSVVSEANSDHQLLSRNSHEAESQDQKGGKHGDAGLNRNVEPEPKKRHHKSRSHSNNVSNPNLSAIHCITQEGKTPFICGTCGKDFRRNSGLQKHLRVHTGEKRCVCKTCGKRLSDASVLKNHMKIHTGEKPYSCKTCGKDFKCKGGLLIHMRIHTAEKQYSCKTCGKDFRRNGDLLVHMRTHTGEKPYSCKTCGKDFARNGSLLNHMRTHTGEKPYSCKTCGKDYTRNSGLLVHMRTHTGEKPYSCKMCGKDFGSKDVFRLHMRVHTGEKPYSCKTCGKDFIRKCDLLVHMRTHTGEKPYSCKTCGKNFGRKDVFRIHVRIHTGEKPYSCKTCGKDFTRNGGLLVHMRTHTGEKPYSCKMCGKDFGSKDVFRMHMRIHTGEK